The genomic interval TATTTCAAGGAGGATGCCGAGACCGATTCGCTCGACGAGGCGATCAAGGAGTTGGGCGGCGACTTCACCGAGGAAGAGATCCGCTTGGTGCGGATCAAGTTCATGAGCGAGCTGGGCAACTGATCCTTTGCCTCGTGCGGCGGGCGAGGCGGCCGGACACTTTTTACGGAAGCGGGTGCGGGGACCGGCATGGCGGAAGCGAAGTAACGGAGAATCGAATGAACGTAAGACCGAAAAAATACCTGGGTCAGCATTTCCTGACCGACTTGTCCGTCGCACGGCGTATCGCCGGCGCGTTGCGTGCCGACCGTTGCCGGACGGTGCTCGAGGTGGGATGCGGAACGGGCGTGCTGACGCAGTTTCTGCTCGAACGCGACGATATCGACCTGTATGGAGCCGAAGTCGACGGCGAGAGCGTCGAATACCTCCGCGAGCATTATCCGCAGTTCGTCCCCCGCCTGATGGAGGGGGATTTTCTGCAAATGGACCTCTCCGCGATGTTTCCCGGCGGCGTGAACGTGATCGGCAATTTTCCGTACAACATATCCTCGCAGATTTTTTTCAAGATACTGGCCTCCCGCGACCGGGTGCCGGAAGTGGTCGGCATGGTGCAGCGCGAGGTGGCGCTGCGGATCGCCGGGAGTCCCGGGGGCAAGGATTACGGTATACTGAGCGTCTTTCTGCAGGCGTTTTACGATATCGAATACCTGTTTACCGTCGGCGAGGGCGTGTTCAATCCGCCCCCCAAGGTCAAGAGCGCCGTGGTCCGGCTCGTGCGTAACGGCGTGGAACGGCTCGACTGCGACGAGGCGCTTTTCGCGCGTGTCGTGAAGGCGACTTTCGGCCAGCGCCGCAAGACGATCCGCAATTCGCTGCATGCGGCGTTCGGCGACCTGCGCGGCGAAGAGCACGACTATTTTTCGCTCCGCCCCGAAGTGCTGAGCGTGAAGCAGTTCGAGGAAATGACACGCTGGGTGGGCGAGCGGATCGCGGAAAAACCGTGAGATAGACGACGGGTTGGGACCCGTCGTTCGCGCATGCTCCGTCGAGGATGCGTGCCGGGCTAAAGCGGCGGATCGCTCGGGAGCCCGGGCAGGATGCTGCGCTCCCGGGGCTCGCGGGCCGACGAATCGCTCCCGCAGAAGGATGAGGGCGGCCGGATGCCCCGCCGGCGCGGACCGGAAAAGGAGTTCGGCGGAGCGCGGCGTTCTGGAGGGGATGTTCCGGACGCCGGCAAGGTAGAATTTGGGATGACTTAACTGCTAAACCTGACATAACTATGAAACGATTGATCGTAGCCGTCCTGTTGCTGACGGCAGCTATTACGTGCCGGGCGGCGGAGGTCGGAAGCCTGCGCTGCGAGTATCTGGCCGATCCGCTGGGAATCGATGCGATGCGTCCCCGGCTGAGCTGGGTCGTGTCGTCGTCGTTGCGCGGCGACCGGCAGACGGCTTACCGGGTGCTGGTCGCCTCGTCGCCCGAGTTGCTCGCCCGCGGAGAGGGCGACTTGTGGGACAGCGGGAAAACGGCCTCGGGCCGCAGCATTCAGGTCGAATACGGCGGAAAGCCGCTCGCGGGCCTCGCCAAGTGCTATTGGAAAGTGCGGGTGTGGGATGCCGACGATCGCCCGAGTCGCTGGAGCGAGCCGGCCCGCTGGAGCATGGGGCCGCTCTGCGAGGAAGACTGGGGCGGAGCCGAATGGATCGCCGCCCGCGACGAGGAGACGTGGCGGAACGAGTGGGCCGAGCATAAGCGCTGCGACGTCAAGAACCGGGAGCCGAACACCTGGCCTTGGTTCGTCGGCACGGGCCGGACGATCTGGGACCTGTACGAGAACGCCTCGCCCCGCTACGATCCTTCGCCTCTGATGCGCAAGGAATTCTCCGTCGGGAGGAAGGTCGTCTCGGCCGATTTGTATGTCTGCGGACTGGGCTATTATGAGGCTTATCTGAACGGGCGCCGGGTCGGCGACCATGTGCTCGATCCTGCTTGGACCAATTTTCACAAGCGGGCGTTTTACGTGACTTACGACGTGACCGGAATGATCC from Alistipes ihumii AP11 carries:
- the rsmA gene encoding 16S rRNA (adenine(1518)-N(6)/adenine(1519)-N(6))-dimethyltransferase RsmA; its protein translation is MNVRPKKYLGQHFLTDLSVARRIAGALRADRCRTVLEVGCGTGVLTQFLLERDDIDLYGAEVDGESVEYLREHYPQFVPRLMEGDFLQMDLSAMFPGGVNVIGNFPYNISSQIFFKILASRDRVPEVVGMVQREVALRIAGSPGGKDYGILSVFLQAFYDIEYLFTVGEGVFNPPPKVKSAVVRLVRNGVERLDCDEALFARVVKATFGQRRKTIRNSLHAAFGDLRGEEHDYFSLRPEVLSVKQFEEMTRWVGERIAEKP